From a single Terriglobia bacterium genomic region:
- a CDS encoding zf-HC2 domain-containing protein, which yields MVKRSSKLGAGALSHSESHDEFLELCAVATSGTLSERDRARLERHLATCASCRDAMRQYEQAVGSVIPALAPKDFPEGLQHDPNWSEKNAEAAFFARLEQEERQSARIDDSRAPATDHPDFPRIPHANAGEAIWRHVWLQYAAGILLTIGLGFCVYEIGMHRGAQRSPAVPAPPQKSEASLEQQLSDAGHERELAHTESLERDKTIAELRRRLDQQVAEVTRLKTAQAQLESDLRIDDASKDHLAQERATLAQQLEAAQVKSQAFEQRLDSVTRQASQDGSRATALEAKVNELTRAIHDRDQEIDHQQELLAHDRDIRDLIGARDLYIAEVYDVAGTGATQKPYGRVFYTRGKSLIFYAYDLDQQSDIKNASTFQAWGRRGPDRKQALNLGIFYQDNATKKRWVLKSNDPKTLAQIDAVFVTVEPNGGSHLPSGKQLLFAYLRIDPNHP from the coding sequence ATGGTAAAACGTAGCTCCAAACTAGGAGCCGGGGCATTGTCGCATAGCGAATCCCATGACGAGTTCCTTGAGCTCTGTGCAGTTGCGACCTCGGGCACGTTGAGCGAAAGAGATAGGGCGCGGCTAGAGAGGCATTTGGCAACTTGTGCCTCCTGCCGGGATGCCATGCGGCAGTACGAACAGGCTGTCGGTAGCGTGATTCCCGCATTGGCTCCCAAAGACTTCCCTGAAGGCCTCCAACACGATCCCAACTGGTCTGAAAAGAATGCCGAGGCAGCCTTCTTCGCACGCTTGGAGCAAGAAGAAAGACAGTCGGCCCGCATTGATGACAGCCGCGCACCCGCAACCGACCACCCGGATTTTCCTCGCATACCTCACGCCAATGCGGGAGAAGCAATCTGGCGGCATGTTTGGCTTCAATATGCCGCTGGAATCTTGCTGACCATCGGCCTTGGATTTTGTGTCTACGAGATTGGAATGCATCGCGGCGCGCAGCGTTCCCCTGCTGTGCCAGCTCCTCCGCAGAAATCCGAAGCCTCTCTCGAACAACAGTTGAGTGATGCCGGGCATGAGCGCGAACTGGCGCACACCGAGAGCTTGGAGCGTGACAAGACGATTGCCGAACTCCGGCGGCGGCTGGACCAGCAGGTGGCTGAAGTGACTCGCCTGAAAACCGCACAAGCGCAATTGGAGAGTGACCTGCGCATTGATGATGCGAGCAAAGACCACCTCGCACAAGAACGGGCCACGCTGGCGCAACAACTTGAGGCCGCACAAGTCAAATCGCAGGCTTTCGAGCAGAGACTCGATTCGGTGACTCGTCAGGCTTCTCAGGACGGATCGCGCGCTACAGCCTTGGAAGCGAAAGTTAACGAATTGACACGTGCCATTCACGACCGTGACCAGGAGATCGATCACCAACAGGAACTGCTAGCACACGACCGTGACATTCGGGATCTGATTGGTGCACGGGACCTCTATATCGCCGAAGTCTATGACGTCGCTGGCACAGGAGCGACGCAAAAGCCGTATGGGAGAGTTTTTTACACACGGGGGAAATCGCTCATCTTCTATGCCTACGATCTTGACCAGCAAAGTGACATCAAGAATGCCAGTACATTCCAGGCATGGGGACGCCGCGGGCCAGATCGCAAGCAAGCGCTCAATCTTGGCATCTTCTACCAGGACAACGCGACCAAGAAGCGCTGGGTACTCAAGTCGAATGACCCCAAGACGCTGGCACAAATCGATGCTGTCTTTGTGACAGTTGAGCCAAACGGCGGCAGTCACCTGCCAAGCGGCAAACAACTCCTCTTCGCTTATCTGCGTATCGATCCCAACCACCCTTAG
- a CDS encoding carboxypeptidase regulatory-like domain-containing protein, with protein MQLPHSVRLLLLCVLVGTAAFAQSPNGTISGIVLDPSGAAIAHADIQIVNDATGVRYPGTTNSEGIYAVPNLPPGAYRIQVAKVGFKTLIKPDIVLNVQDALAINFTLPVGAFSETVTVQGGAPLVKTESASVGTVIDRQFVENLPLNGRSFNTLLQLTPGVVIAPSSSASGQYSISGQRATSNNFIVDGASANFGVSPYLGLNGTGAGTSQAFSAIGGTSSLVSVDALQEFRIETSSFAPEFGRTPGGQVVLTTRSGTNEFHGGLFEYFRNDVMDANDWFANQAHQPRPPERHNDFGGFLGGPILRRNTFFFASYEGARLRLPNTQTKQVPSESARASAPAELAPFLNAFSDPNGSISANGYTAQFTGGYSNSATLDAGSIRIDHKFNDRFSIFGRYNDAPSQFATPLGGASSLFLTTVNTKTLTVNSNMTFSSRILNNLRANFSTQSSGLAYSTGSHQTYGATALDPNLIAAPLQASDVLVHFGTLDTTASFYVGPDGNNRTRQVNLADDLAITVGLHQLKFGGDYRAIFLNENPAHYIVNASASSVQSLLTTGQASLSVSEFLPSRFLAQSLSLYGQDVWQATPRLVVTYGLRWELSPAPSPRGSTTVTGWRNVTDPSTISLAPVGSSLWSTRHANFAPRLGVSYKLSEKGDFVLRGGVGSFYDLGLGSASNLGYSFPNSANVYTASVGLPMGDVQPYLPTISLQPPYQGLISGFDPNLKLPRSYQWNVTLEKSFGERQAISAAYVGQVGRDLLRQSALYAPNTNITGDFLLTNNSAWSNYNALQVQYRRPVSAGLQAILNYTWSHSLDNASNDVIAALPSNVISAASDYGSSDFDARHSFSGALTYDVPPAAKSGPVNLLTRNWSVDTVIVARSGFPFNGTVIIGSPDPGLFATSRPDRVPGQPLWIAQSGAPGGKVLNPAAFSVPSTPRQGNEGRNDIPGFGLTQVDLTIGRKFSLSNRFNLQFRADAFNVFNHPNFTNPAAYVEFGEPFLQSTNMLNQGLGGLNPLFQQGGPRSLQLSLKLTF; from the coding sequence GTGCAACTGCCTCACTCAGTTCGATTGCTGCTTTTGTGTGTCCTTGTTGGAACCGCAGCGTTTGCGCAATCACCGAATGGAACGATCAGCGGTATTGTGCTGGATCCTTCTGGAGCAGCCATCGCCCACGCCGACATTCAAATTGTGAATGACGCAACGGGCGTAAGATACCCAGGCACAACGAACAGCGAAGGCATTTACGCCGTGCCGAATCTCCCGCCAGGTGCATATCGCATTCAGGTTGCGAAGGTCGGATTCAAGACGCTAATCAAGCCCGATATCGTCCTTAATGTTCAGGACGCTCTGGCAATCAACTTCACTTTGCCGGTAGGAGCGTTCTCAGAAACTGTTACGGTGCAGGGTGGGGCACCGCTGGTCAAGACGGAGTCTGCTTCTGTTGGAACCGTCATTGACAGGCAGTTTGTGGAGAATCTTCCGCTCAATGGTCGCAGCTTCAACACGCTTCTGCAGTTGACGCCGGGCGTAGTCATCGCGCCTTCCAGTTCCGCTTCCGGGCAATATTCGATATCCGGTCAACGAGCAACCTCCAACAACTTCATCGTTGACGGGGCGTCGGCTAACTTCGGAGTCAGTCCATACCTCGGACTGAACGGAACCGGCGCGGGAACCTCGCAGGCGTTCAGCGCCATCGGAGGCACCAGCAGCTTGGTTTCCGTGGACGCATTGCAGGAATTCAGGATAGAGACATCCTCATTCGCCCCTGAGTTTGGCCGCACTCCGGGCGGACAAGTGGTTCTGACTACCCGCTCCGGGACCAACGAGTTTCATGGCGGACTCTTTGAGTACTTCCGAAATGACGTGATGGACGCGAACGACTGGTTTGCAAATCAAGCACATCAACCGCGACCGCCAGAGCGGCACAACGACTTCGGCGGTTTTCTTGGCGGTCCTATACTTCGTCGCAATACATTCTTCTTCGCTTCGTATGAAGGTGCCCGGCTAAGGCTGCCAAATACACAGACAAAGCAGGTGCCATCCGAAAGTGCGCGAGCTTCTGCTCCTGCGGAACTCGCCCCATTTCTGAACGCATTCTCGGACCCGAATGGCTCGATATCAGCAAATGGGTACACGGCTCAATTCACGGGAGGGTACTCCAACAGCGCAACCCTGGACGCCGGAAGCATACGAATCGATCATAAATTCAACGACCGCTTTTCGATTTTTGGACGATATAACGATGCACCTTCCCAATTCGCGACGCCTTTGGGCGGCGCTAGTTCTCTGTTCCTGACGACGGTCAACACAAAAACGCTGACCGTGAATTCGAACATGACGTTCAGCAGCCGAATACTTAACAATCTGCGGGCAAACTTTTCAACCCAGTCGTCAGGCCTGGCATACAGCACGGGGTCGCACCAGACTTACGGTGCGACAGCGCTAGATCCCAACCTGATTGCGGCTCCACTTCAAGCGTCGGATGTTCTCGTCCACTTTGGAACCCTCGACACGACGGCATCATTCTATGTTGGCCCAGATGGGAACAATAGAACGAGACAGGTAAATCTTGCGGACGACCTGGCAATCACCGTTGGGTTACACCAACTGAAGTTCGGAGGAGACTACAGGGCCATCTTCCTGAATGAAAACCCCGCACATTACATCGTCAACGCGAGCGCCAGCAGCGTCCAGTCTCTGCTCACCACCGGGCAGGCCTCATTGTCAGTTTCCGAGTTTCTTCCATCCAGGTTCCTTGCACAGTCTCTGTCGCTCTACGGCCAGGATGTTTGGCAAGCGACTCCGCGACTGGTAGTCACCTACGGACTGCGATGGGAACTTAGTCCCGCACCATCACCACGCGGATCAACCACCGTAACGGGATGGCGCAATGTGACTGATCCATCGACCATCAGCCTGGCGCCCGTCGGTTCGTCTTTGTGGAGCACCAGGCATGCCAACTTCGCCCCCCGTCTCGGAGTGTCCTACAAGCTGAGTGAGAAAGGCGACTTTGTGCTGCGCGGGGGCGTGGGCAGTTTCTACGATCTGGGATTAGGCTCGGCATCGAATCTTGGCTACTCTTTTCCTAATTCAGCCAACGTCTACACTGCTTCCGTTGGGCTCCCAATGGGGGATGTTCAGCCCTATCTGCCGACAATCTCCTTACAGCCCCCGTACCAGGGCCTCATAAGCGGTTTCGATCCGAACCTGAAGCTTCCGCGGTCCTATCAATGGAACGTCACGCTGGAGAAATCGTTTGGTGAACGGCAGGCAATCTCGGCCGCTTACGTCGGACAGGTTGGACGTGACCTGCTCCGACAGTCGGCCCTGTATGCTCCGAATACAAATATCACTGGGGACTTTTTGTTGACGAACAACTCTGCGTGGTCCAACTACAACGCCCTCCAGGTGCAGTACCGCAGGCCGGTATCGGCAGGACTCCAGGCAATTCTGAACTACACATGGTCACACTCACTGGATAACGCTTCGAACGATGTCATCGCTGCACTGCCGAGCAATGTCATATCCGCTGCCAGTGACTACGGATCATCCGATTTCGACGCCCGACACAGTTTCTCAGGCGCACTGACATACGACGTACCACCCGCGGCCAAATCTGGACCTGTCAATCTGCTAACCAGAAACTGGTCTGTCGATACGGTCATCGTGGCCCGTAGTGGCTTTCCGTTCAATGGAACCGTAATTATCGGATCGCCAGACCCGGGTCTGTTTGCCACATCCCGGCCCGATCGTGTTCCCGGTCAACCGTTGTGGATTGCCCAGTCGGGAGCCCCAGGCGGAAAGGTGCTCAACCCCGCTGCATTCAGCGTGCCTTCGACACCGCGCCAAGGCAATGAGGGCCGCAACGACATACCAGGATTCGGTTTGACTCAAGTGGACCTGACAATTGGCCGAAAGTTTTCCCTTTCGAACCGTTTCAATCTCCAGTTCCGCGCCGACGCATTCAACGTGTTCAACCATCCGAATTTCACGAATCCGGCAGCGTATGTCGAGTTCGGGGAGCCATTTCTTCAATCGACAAACATGCTCAATCAGGGCTTGGGAGGGCTCAACCCACTCTTCCAACAGGGAGGCCCCCGTTCTCTGCAGTTGTCATTGAAGCTCACGTTCTGA
- a CDS encoding lasso peptide biosynthesis B2 protein — protein MLRLRAYMKLIEFDLYLARGDFASLYKKVRDYPLGKGGALAPDVVERICSAIDIACIWYWKEALCLQRSAATACLLKRYGIPAQLVIGTQQAPLRAHAWVEVGGQVVNDKPYTPEIYTVLDRC, from the coding sequence ATGCTTCGGTTACGAGCGTACATGAAGCTGATTGAATTCGATCTCTATCTGGCACGAGGAGATTTCGCCTCTCTCTACAAAAAGGTGCGTGACTATCCACTCGGCAAGGGTGGAGCACTGGCACCCGATGTCGTCGAACGAATCTGTTCGGCAATTGACATTGCTTGCATTTGGTATTGGAAAGAGGCGCTCTGTCTGCAGCGATCCGCCGCCACTGCTTGTTTGCTCAAACGTTATGGCATACCTGCCCAGCTGGTCATTGGTACTCAGCAAGCTCCTCTCCGGGCACACGCATGGGTCGAAGTTGGCGGACAAGTGGTCAATGACAAACCGTATACGCCGGAAATATATACGGTTCTCGATAGGTGCTAG
- a CDS encoding asparagine synthase-related protein, translating to MSVQFGRWNFDDVPADADYMETMRSLLSPYGPDGEGAYCVRGMNILYRAFHVIGESRFEVQPCVSQSGSVITWDGRLDNRKELAHELSDGILRDAADVSIVAAAFDRWATDCFQRLNGDWALSVWDPKSREVILAKDFVGTRPLYYRVSDSHVVWSSLLEPLLTSIGDDLALDEEYIAGWLSSFPAAESTPYAGVHSVPPSCFVRLGRGRCELHRYWDFNRAKKIRYRNDAEYEEHFRSAVSESIRRRLRSDAPVLAELSGGLDSSSIVCMADELIERGLAETPRLDTLSYFSDSEPNWDERPYFTIVEEKRGRTGCHIDAGAQRPSRLQENDVCFRPTPGTVGSVNEASRHLAAYMASQGHRVVLSGIGGDEVTGGVPTPMPELADLLTRVHLGALAHQLRSWALQMRRPWFSLFYETVQVFLPRVQARSLEHVQQASWLHPDFVSRHRDALSGYQPRLSLTGPLPSFQENMSTLNLLRRQLGCQELPRYPLYDKRYPYLDRDLLEFLYAIPREQLVRPGQRRSLMRRALVGIVPDNLLQRKRKAYVTRLPSASLSVGFRKLIDLDQGMISARLGFVVQSELVEAVQRASCGFESPLVPLMRTLALEGWLQDLGRRGLIQESKGENGRRQMDVIRISPRMASKNEFSAEEHSKTKGGENNDVHETVY from the coding sequence ATGAGCGTCCAGTTTGGAAGATGGAATTTCGATGATGTACCGGCAGACGCCGACTACATGGAGACGATGCGATCACTCCTGTCTCCGTATGGTCCGGATGGCGAAGGTGCGTATTGCGTCCGGGGCATGAACATCCTTTATCGAGCTTTTCACGTCATCGGGGAGTCTCGGTTTGAAGTTCAGCCCTGCGTTTCGCAATCCGGATCTGTCATCACCTGGGATGGACGGCTCGATAATCGCAAGGAACTTGCTCATGAGTTGAGCGATGGGATTCTGAGGGATGCTGCTGACGTCTCGATTGTTGCGGCTGCCTTCGATCGCTGGGCTACGGATTGCTTCCAGAGGCTGAACGGGGACTGGGCTCTTTCTGTTTGGGATCCAAAAAGCCGGGAGGTCATCTTAGCGAAAGACTTTGTCGGGACGCGTCCACTTTATTACCGAGTCTCCGACAGCCATGTTGTCTGGAGTAGCCTCCTTGAGCCATTACTCACCTCCATCGGCGATGATCTCGCACTCGACGAAGAATACATCGCTGGTTGGCTATCAAGCTTTCCTGCCGCCGAATCGACTCCATACGCCGGCGTTCATTCTGTTCCACCCTCGTGCTTCGTCCGGCTGGGACGAGGAAGGTGTGAGCTTCACAGGTACTGGGATTTCAACCGCGCAAAGAAGATTCGCTATCGGAACGATGCCGAATATGAAGAGCATTTTCGATCAGCGGTCAGCGAATCCATTCGGCGCCGTCTGCGCTCCGATGCGCCGGTCCTTGCCGAGTTGAGCGGCGGTTTGGATTCTTCCTCCATCGTTTGCATGGCTGACGAGCTGATTGAGCGAGGATTAGCGGAAACTCCTCGGCTGGACACTCTTTCATACTTCAGCGACTCGGAACCGAATTGGGATGAACGGCCGTATTTCACCATAGTTGAAGAGAAGCGCGGCCGGACTGGATGCCATATCGACGCAGGCGCACAAAGGCCGTCACGGTTGCAGGAGAACGATGTCTGTTTTAGGCCGACGCCAGGAACAGTCGGGAGCGTGAACGAAGCATCCAGACATCTTGCAGCCTATATGGCCTCACAGGGCCATAGGGTCGTACTCTCAGGAATCGGTGGCGATGAAGTTACCGGGGGTGTACCAACGCCAATGCCGGAACTTGCTGATCTGCTAACGAGAGTTCACCTCGGAGCACTCGCTCATCAATTACGAAGTTGGGCGCTTCAGATGAGAAGGCCATGGTTCAGTCTGTTTTATGAGACCGTACAAGTCTTTCTCCCCCGGGTTCAAGCTCGCTCCCTTGAGCACGTGCAGCAGGCGAGTTGGCTCCACCCGGATTTTGTCAGCCGACATCGAGATGCATTGAGTGGTTACCAGCCGCGCCTATCGCTGACTGGTCCCCTGCCAAGTTTTCAAGAAAACATGAGTACCCTGAATTTGCTGCGGAGGCAACTGGGATGTCAGGAGCTTCCACGGTATCCGCTGTATGACAAGCGGTATCCGTACCTGGATCGGGACCTTCTCGAATTTCTATACGCAATTCCCCGGGAGCAGTTGGTTCGTCCGGGCCAACGCCGTTCCCTGATGCGACGCGCGCTTGTGGGGATTGTGCCGGACAACTTGCTTCAGCGTAAGAGGAAGGCGTACGTAACCCGACTACCGTCCGCGTCGCTCTCTGTGGGTTTTCGAAAGCTAATCGATTTGGATCAAGGCATGATCAGCGCAAGGTTGGGCTTCGTGGTTCAGAGCGAGCTGGTCGAGGCGGTTCAGAGAGCTAGCTGCGGGTTTGAGTCCCCACTCGTGCCGCTGATGCGAACCCTAGCGCTGGAAGGTTGGCTCCAGGACCTTGGACGGCGAGGCCTCATTCAAGAAAGCAAGGGGGAGAACGGTCGTAGGCAGATGGACGTAATCCGTATTTCTCCTCGAATGGCAAGCAAGAACGAATTCTCAGCTGAGGAGCATTCCAAGACGAAAGGAGGTGAAAACAATGACGTACACGAAACCGTGTATTGA
- a CDS encoding prolyl oligopeptidase family serine peptidase produces MRISTGITTLLVSFACVFSPFCAAAQSTEPLAIEDVLSSREFGQLTIPVWSPDQEWLVYAVKDRSRRSEASSSDTKQTSIFAYSKDSDLYAVNIHTGDTKNLTGAKGNNGSPAWSPDGHYLAFLSDRDGSGVAKLWLWQRSTGDLKKVSDVYIRATELQWLNGREILVTLAPESTSPVTPRESPSETEIGTNWQESTVRVYRSNATSSTTSAGTISAPWNLDVYRSDLAIVEIETGKIRRLTHDQRLGTYAISPDASRIAFSSPIRFEKAGSQQILWSLSVVSVATGEIQSLASEIRLEYDGSPFSWSPDSSRLAFLTGGPIEHNERGDCYVVDLNEAGSKNLSHFESPPGREKQRAPLWDATGESIYFIRDGAVWKVRDGKPAQALPRIKDRRVMEIVAGGHEQVWSPKPGSIVVLTYDSSAKQSGFYRMNVITGESTRLQEDGRCYNFMNADDHVYAVSGGSRFAYFAEDATHDRDLWMANADFRSVWRLTHLNPQLDKYKMGEARLVEWHSLDGHILKGALLLPPTYRKGVRYPLVVWVYSGDRGSEFVNRFGLADAGPFNLQLLATRGYAVLFPDIPEDPIAPMANIAKCVSPGINHLVETGIADPDRVGVIGQSYGGYSVLALIAQTNRFKAAVEIDGAGNLIGVYGEMDKAGAAFGVSELEHGQGRMGGTPWQYRERYIENSPYFYLDRVETPLLIVQGAADTTTAPFLADELFVALRRLGKEVEYAKYEGEGHSAVYWKYSNQADYCRRMLSWFNRHMGTDNR; encoded by the coding sequence GTGAGAATCTCTACAGGGATTACAACGCTACTCGTGTCTTTTGCCTGCGTATTCTCGCCGTTTTGCGCAGCCGCGCAGAGCACCGAGCCACTGGCAATTGAGGACGTCCTTTCGAGCCGGGAATTTGGTCAGCTCACGATCCCAGTCTGGTCACCAGATCAAGAATGGCTGGTCTATGCGGTCAAAGATAGGAGCAGGCGGTCGGAGGCCTCCTCAAGCGATACAAAGCAGACTTCGATCTTTGCCTATTCGAAGGATTCCGACCTTTATGCGGTCAACATCCACACCGGCGACACAAAAAATCTGACTGGCGCCAAAGGAAACAACGGGTCTCCAGCGTGGTCGCCCGATGGGCATTACCTTGCATTTCTTTCCGACAGAGACGGCAGTGGTGTTGCCAAGCTATGGCTATGGCAGCGATCCACCGGAGACCTTAAAAAGGTCTCCGACGTTTACATCCGAGCGACGGAACTTCAATGGCTGAACGGTCGAGAGATATTGGTCACTCTTGCTCCGGAGAGCACCTCCCCTGTAACTCCGAGGGAATCACCATCTGAAACGGAGATTGGGACGAACTGGCAAGAATCGACTGTCAGGGTATATCGCTCGAATGCAACGTCCTCAACGACAAGCGCAGGAACTATATCCGCACCATGGAACCTGGATGTGTATCGCAGTGATCTTGCAATCGTTGAAATTGAAACCGGTAAGATACGGAGGCTCACACACGACCAACGACTCGGAACGTACGCAATATCTCCCGACGCCTCGCGCATCGCATTTAGCAGCCCGATTCGTTTCGAAAAGGCGGGTTCGCAGCAGATACTCTGGTCCCTCTCCGTTGTCTCTGTGGCGACTGGGGAAATTCAATCCCTGGCCTCGGAGATTCGCCTCGAATATGACGGATCTCCTTTTTCATGGTCGCCCGACAGTTCCAGACTGGCGTTCCTGACCGGAGGCCCCATTGAACATAACGAAAGAGGAGACTGCTATGTTGTCGATCTGAATGAAGCAGGCTCGAAAAACCTCTCGCACTTCGAATCGCCTCCCGGTCGTGAAAAGCAACGAGCGCCACTGTGGGATGCGACTGGAGAGTCCATCTACTTCATTCGAGACGGCGCGGTATGGAAAGTGCGGGATGGTAAGCCTGCTCAGGCGCTTCCGAGGATTAAGGACCGCCGTGTTATGGAAATCGTTGCCGGCGGCCACGAGCAGGTGTGGTCTCCGAAACCTGGCTCCATCGTCGTCCTTACTTATGACAGCTCGGCGAAGCAGTCCGGCTTCTACAGGATGAACGTGATAACTGGCGAAAGCACCAGATTGCAGGAAGATGGCCGCTGCTACAACTTCATGAACGCGGACGATCATGTCTATGCGGTATCCGGCGGGAGCAGGTTTGCTTACTTCGCCGAGGATGCCACTCATGACAGAGACTTATGGATGGCTAATGCCGACTTTCGGTCTGTCTGGCGACTGACACATCTCAATCCTCAGCTCGACAAGTACAAAATGGGAGAAGCCAGATTAGTTGAGTGGCACAGCCTTGATGGCCACATTCTCAAAGGTGCGTTACTACTTCCGCCGACATACAGAAAGGGGGTTCGTTACCCCTTGGTCGTATGGGTTTACAGCGGAGATCGCGGATCGGAGTTTGTGAACCGCTTCGGTCTGGCCGACGCCGGACCATTCAATCTGCAACTACTCGCAACACGAGGGTATGCGGTGCTGTTCCCAGATATTCCAGAAGATCCTATAGCGCCGATGGCGAACATCGCCAAGTGCGTATCGCCGGGGATCAACCATCTCGTGGAGACTGGTATCGCCGATCCGGACAGGGTCGGCGTCATAGGGCAGAGCTATGGCGGCTACAGCGTTCTGGCATTGATTGCACAAACCAATCGGTTCAAGGCCGCGGTGGAAATCGACGGCGCGGGAAATCTGATCGGCGTTTACGGAGAAATGGATAAAGCCGGCGCAGCCTTCGGAGTTTCAGAACTTGAACACGGACAAGGGCGGATGGGTGGAACGCCATGGCAGTACCGCGAGCGTTATATTGAGAATTCTCCGTACTTCTATCTCGACAGAGTTGAAACACCGCTATTAATCGTGCAGGGAGCAGCGGACACGACGACAGCACCGTTTCTCGCGGATGAACTGTTTGTAGCGCTTCGTCGTCTCGGAAAGGAGGTCGAGTACGCAAAATACGAAGGTGAGGGCCATTCGGCTGTGTACTGGAAATACTCAAATCAGGCCGACTATTGCCGTCGAATGCTGTCGTGGTTCAATCGCCACATGGGCACCGACAATAGGTGA
- a CDS encoding DUF5677 domain-containing protein: MLFLTAEQHQEVVRRLLDFGKGHADRVPFHPAGVEYTSLMVCFLLHNLSAAETLLRVGGSVGTAWFPVTVGYAITRTMFEADVTAHYVSQAPVDRTRQYINFGAVLNKRQMETCLAHRDSKDPLWREAMALLWQHRWEPRESDVLEKFDSVASQFSCTGKAGRTSVWRNWSGVSLRQMAAAVDHLEAYDIFYTELSSFTHVDVHLADRFLQRRPDGLVWSQRAEEGDVGNVFKHAASFLTCYLELFGRQFKIWSEAAVQSCWKVEAN, from the coding sequence TTGCTATTCCTTACAGCTGAGCAACATCAAGAGGTAGTGCGGCGTTTACTTGATTTCGGAAAAGGTCACGCAGACAGAGTCCCGTTTCACCCGGCTGGCGTGGAATACACCTCTCTCATGGTGTGTTTCCTCCTTCACAATCTTTCTGCTGCAGAGACTCTTCTGCGAGTCGGCGGCTCGGTCGGTACCGCATGGTTTCCGGTGACTGTCGGTTATGCCATCACGCGAACGATGTTTGAGGCAGATGTAACCGCCCATTACGTGTCCCAAGCGCCGGTGGACCGTACCCGGCAATACATCAACTTCGGGGCTGTTCTCAACAAACGTCAAATGGAAACATGTCTGGCGCATAGAGATAGCAAAGATCCACTGTGGCGTGAAGCAATGGCCCTTCTTTGGCAACACCGCTGGGAACCCCGTGAGTCCGACGTTTTAGAGAAGTTCGATTCCGTTGCTTCTCAATTTAGTTGCACGGGAAAAGCTGGAAGAACGTCGGTTTGGCGAAACTGGTCGGGAGTATCGCTCCGCCAGATGGCCGCTGCGGTTGATCACCTCGAAGCATACGACATCTTCTACACTGAGCTCTCGTCATTCACTCACGTTGACGTGCATTTGGCTGACCGATTTCTCCAGCGTCGTCCCGATGGGCTAGTTTGGTCGCAACGAGCGGAAGAGGGCGATGTCGGCAACGTCTTCAAGCATGCAGCATCATTCCTGACGTGTTACCTAGAGCTCTTCGGTCGGCAGTTTAAGATTTGGTCAGAAGCTGCGGTGCAGAGCTGTTGGAAGGTGGAAGCAAACTGA